From one Nocardioides scoriae genomic stretch:
- a CDS encoding ATP-binding protein: MTSSHAGPAPVDPVALALPFAPESAAVARHRLRDWLDALGAGLDQLDDARLLVSELVGNAVRHARPLADDTLQVAFDRHESALAIAVTDGGSVTAPRRVDSSVSDLSGRGLSIVETLASSWWVESTRSRTTVHAVLSLT, translated from the coding sequence ATGACCTCCTCCCACGCAGGCCCTGCCCCCGTGGACCCCGTCGCGCTCGCGCTCCCCTTCGCCCCCGAGAGCGCGGCCGTCGCCCGCCACCGGCTGCGCGACTGGCTCGACGCCCTCGGCGCCGGCCTCGACCAGCTCGACGACGCCCGCCTGCTCGTGAGCGAGCTCGTCGGCAACGCCGTGCGCCACGCCCGCCCACTGGCCGACGACACCCTCCAGGTCGCCTTCGACCGCCACGAGAGCGCGCTCGCCATCGCCGTCACCGACGGCGGCTCCGTGACCGCCCCGCGCCGGGTCGACTCCTCGGTGTCCGACCTGTCGGGCCGTGGCCTGTCGATCGTCGAGACCCTGGCCAGCAGCTGGTGGGTCGAGTCCACCCGCTCGCGCACCACCGTGCACGCCGTCCTCAGCCTGACCTGA
- a CDS encoding DUF5926 family protein: MGKKSRIKHRSTATVETAPDAVGPRQPCPCGSGRRYKACHGSGDSSSPYVARPFDGLAAESDLVALREFVPAATAPLRLREPHERSVQVCSLLPGAAPAMVRDDGSVWLGLQVQHGYGDPSRDLGAVLLEALEAEPGSLVSLTSPPGEGPRLEDLVVDEPLEITVHDGFDYWVADVEDPDGTMAGALAQANEAAAPTQRMTSAAAAYWTRMGEREYLRWVLPHPEDAVLDALARMHVLGDESLVEGDRLIGMFRAHGLVVPVWDLPRGTGPDAVDERLGAVAARLEELLADPSPLTSEERSARSGLASRQLTIR; the protein is encoded by the coding sequence ATGGGCAAGAAGTCACGCATCAAGCACCGCTCCACCGCCACCGTCGAGACCGCGCCCGACGCGGTCGGGCCGCGTCAGCCGTGCCCCTGCGGCTCGGGCCGCCGCTACAAGGCCTGCCACGGCAGCGGTGACAGCTCCTCGCCGTACGTCGCCCGCCCCTTCGACGGCCTGGCCGCCGAGTCCGACCTCGTGGCCCTGCGCGAGTTCGTCCCCGCCGCCACCGCACCGCTGCGGCTCCGGGAGCCCCACGAGCGCTCGGTGCAGGTGTGCTCGCTGCTGCCCGGCGCCGCGCCGGCCATGGTCCGCGACGACGGCAGCGTCTGGCTGGGCCTGCAGGTCCAGCACGGCTACGGCGACCCGAGCCGCGACCTCGGGGCCGTGCTGCTCGAGGCCCTGGAGGCCGAGCCCGGCAGCCTGGTCAGCCTCACCTCCCCGCCCGGCGAGGGCCCGCGCCTGGAGGACCTCGTGGTCGACGAGCCGCTCGAGATCACCGTCCACGACGGCTTCGACTACTGGGTCGCCGACGTCGAGGACCCCGACGGCACCATGGCCGGTGCCCTGGCCCAGGCCAACGAGGCGGCCGCGCCGACGCAGCGGATGACGTCGGCCGCGGCGGCGTACTGGACGCGGATGGGCGAGCGCGAGTACCTCCGCTGGGTGCTGCCGCACCCCGAGGACGCCGTGCTCGACGCGCTCGCGCGCATGCACGTCCTGGGCGACGAGTCGCTGGTCGAGGGCGACCGGCTGATCGGGATGTTCCGGGCGCACGGCCTGGTCGTGCCGGTGTGGGACCTGCCTCGCGGCACCGGCCCCGACGCGGTCGACGAGCGCCTCGGGGCCGTCGCCGCGCGGCTGGAGGAGCTGCTCGCCGACCCCAGCCCGCTGACGTCGGAGGAGCGCTCCGCGCGCTCCGGCCTGGCGAGCCGCCAGCTCACCATCCGCTGA
- a CDS encoding DUF4333 domain-containing protein produces the protein MRRTFSVLAASLVLLSAAGCSAGTKPEAVSGSELEKQVSAALEKQVGQAPDDMSCPDELKAEKGATTECTLTAGSDKLGVTVTTTSVTDAGKVNFNVKVDDQVQ, from the coding sequence ATGCGTCGCACGTTCTCGGTCCTGGCTGCGTCCCTCGTCCTGCTGTCCGCCGCTGGGTGCTCCGCGGGCACCAAGCCCGAGGCGGTCAGCGGGAGCGAGCTGGAGAAGCAGGTCTCGGCCGCGCTGGAGAAGCAGGTCGGTCAGGCGCCCGACGACATGTCGTGCCCCGACGAGCTCAAGGCCGAGAAGGGTGCCACCACCGAGTGCACCCTGACGGCGGGCTCGGACAAGCTCGGCGTCACCGTCACCACGACGTCGGTCACCGACGCCGGCAAGGTGAACTTCAACGTCAAGGTCGACGACCAGGTCCAGTGA
- a CDS encoding type VII secretion target → MSGEFDVDTGELRAAASDIRAAVASVAGWTMPSDGASATSFGHDQVAQMYVDLCAKLTETVTSTAEGTTQAAADLDSSATTYDTTDTTAGAYLGGFGIPGVTP, encoded by the coding sequence ATGTCAGGTGAGTTCGACGTCGACACGGGCGAGCTGCGCGCCGCCGCGAGCGACATCAGGGCGGCGGTCGCCTCCGTCGCGGGCTGGACGATGCCGTCCGACGGGGCCAGCGCGACCAGCTTCGGGCACGACCAGGTGGCCCAGATGTACGTCGACCTGTGCGCCAAGCTCACCGAGACGGTGACGAGCACCGCCGAGGGCACGACGCAGGCGGCGGCGGACCTCGACTCCAGCGCCACGACGTACGACACGACCGACACCACGGCCGGCGCCTACCTCGGCGGCTTCGGGATCCCGGGGGTGACGCCGTGA
- a CDS encoding putative T7SS-secreted protein has translation MSIPKGAALGSTSDPKALVVGDASSLDSAADKLKTEATKIRDVGLDLKAVKTPSWTGAASDGFWMFFGAEPQVWQAIADVMTTSEAALRDQAGALRTAQDKAQDAIDKWEEGEQATQTATTAYNDRVEKHNTTIENGGFSLPPGPFSDPGDALREEAQQILDDAATALDEAGLQNAGTLAELGGLSWNESTGDVEGPGVDGEVDGPSFSHSDPNAFGGDDKPWKKPGEDGYSASLSLGSISGSAYLAQVSGSTEGNYHGIDYAAEGEVFLGAEADAGINVTDTSVEATASATVGVSASGSASAEYGYLGVEAEGSAMAGATAEGTIGVGTDGVHASGEVFAGAQAEGSIGGDVGGVGGAVTGEAWAGVGASADVNAGMNDDGSFTIGGHFGVGLGIGGQIGGEITIDPEEVVDTVGDIADGVGDFAEDAGGALADGAETVGGWLGL, from the coding sequence GTGAGCATCCCGAAGGGGGCCGCGCTCGGCTCCACCAGCGACCCCAAGGCCCTCGTCGTCGGAGACGCGTCGAGCCTGGACAGCGCCGCCGACAAGCTCAAGACCGAGGCCACGAAGATCCGCGACGTCGGCCTCGACCTCAAGGCCGTCAAGACCCCCTCGTGGACCGGGGCGGCCAGCGACGGCTTCTGGATGTTCTTCGGCGCCGAGCCCCAGGTCTGGCAGGCCATCGCCGACGTCATGACCACGTCGGAGGCCGCGCTGCGCGACCAGGCCGGCGCGCTGCGCACCGCCCAGGACAAGGCCCAGGACGCCATCGACAAGTGGGAGGAGGGCGAGCAGGCGACGCAGACCGCCACCACCGCCTACAACGACCGCGTCGAGAAGCACAACACCACGATCGAGAACGGCGGCTTCTCGCTGCCGCCCGGCCCCTTCTCCGACCCGGGCGACGCCCTGCGCGAGGAGGCCCAGCAGATCCTCGACGACGCCGCCACCGCCCTCGACGAGGCCGGCCTGCAGAACGCCGGCACGCTCGCCGAGCTCGGCGGGCTGTCGTGGAACGAGAGCACCGGCGACGTCGAGGGCCCGGGGGTCGACGGCGAGGTCGACGGGCCGTCGTTCAGCCACTCCGACCCCAACGCCTTCGGCGGCGACGACAAGCCGTGGAAGAAGCCCGGGGAGGACGGCTACTCCGCCTCGCTCTCCCTCGGCTCGATCTCCGGGTCGGCGTACCTCGCCCAGGTGTCGGGCTCGACCGAGGGCAACTACCACGGCATCGACTACGCCGCGGAGGGCGAGGTCTTCCTCGGGGCCGAGGCCGACGCCGGCATCAACGTCACCGACACCAGCGTCGAGGCCACCGCGAGCGCGACGGTCGGGGTCTCGGCCAGCGGCTCGGCCAGCGCCGAGTACGGCTACCTCGGCGTCGAGGCCGAGGGCAGCGCCATGGCCGGCGCCACCGCCGAGGGCACCATCGGCGTGGGCACCGACGGCGTGCACGCCAGCGGCGAGGTCTTCGCGGGGGCGCAGGCCGAGGGCTCGATCGGCGGCGACGTCGGCGGCGTCGGCGGCGCCGTCACCGGCGAGGCCTGGGCGGGCGTGGGCGCGAGCGCCGACGTCAACGCCGGGATGAACGACGACGGTTCCTTCACGATCGGCGGCCACTTCGGCGTCGGTCTCGGCATCGGCGGCCAGATCGGTGGTGAGATCACCATCGATCCCGAGGAGGTCGTCGACACCGTGGGCGACATCGCGGACGGGGTCGGGGACTTCGCCGAGGACGCCGGTGGCGCCCTCGCCGACGGCGCCGAGACCGTCGGCGGCTGGCTCGGCCTCTAG
- a CDS encoding arginine deiminase, protein MSDASSATPATSTRPPGVSSEVGRLRTVMLHRPGPELQRLTPRNNDQLLFDGIPWVSRAQEEHDAFADALRSRDVEVLYLTELLTETLASEEARARAVAGVTQSLRLGDTLRDHLRGWLGELSPAELTDALTAGLRNDEVRGGFGLVTSLLHSDDFLIDPLPNLLFTRDSSVWIRDKVAVTSLAMPARDRETQLTELIYTLHPRFSGIETIHGWHREHVEGGDVLLLSAGVVAVGVGERTTPAGVERLARQLLADGGAHTVLAVPIAQERATMHLDTVCTMVDVDKIVMYPNVADHLAAHTVTATEDGQLQVSDSAPFLVAAARAMGIDALHQIDTGLDPVTAEREQWDDGNNTLAVAPRVAVAYERNVETNARLEEAGIEVIAISGSELGSGRGGPRCMSCPIARDEL, encoded by the coding sequence ATGAGCGACGCGTCCTCCGCCACCCCCGCCACCTCCACCCGCCCGCCCGGGGTCTCGAGCGAGGTCGGGCGGTTGCGCACGGTGATGCTGCACCGGCCCGGCCCCGAGCTGCAGCGCCTGACGCCGCGCAACAACGACCAGCTGCTCTTCGACGGCATCCCGTGGGTCAGCCGGGCCCAGGAGGAGCACGACGCCTTCGCCGACGCGCTGCGCTCGCGCGACGTCGAGGTGCTCTACCTCACCGAGCTGCTCACCGAGACGCTCGCCAGCGAGGAGGCGCGCGCCCGGGCGGTGGCCGGCGTCACCCAGTCGCTGCGCCTCGGCGACACCCTGCGCGACCACCTGCGCGGCTGGCTGGGCGAGCTGTCGCCGGCCGAGCTGACCGACGCGCTCACCGCCGGCCTGCGCAACGACGAGGTGCGCGGCGGCTTCGGGCTGGTGACCAGCCTGCTGCACAGCGACGACTTCCTCATCGACCCGCTGCCCAACCTGCTCTTCACCCGCGACTCGAGCGTGTGGATCCGCGACAAGGTCGCGGTCACCTCGCTCGCGATGCCCGCCCGCGACCGCGAGACCCAGCTGACCGAGCTGATCTACACCCTGCACCCCCGCTTCTCCGGCATCGAGACCATCCACGGCTGGCACCGCGAGCACGTCGAGGGCGGCGACGTGCTGCTGCTCTCGGCCGGCGTGGTGGCCGTGGGCGTGGGCGAGCGCACCACGCCCGCCGGCGTCGAGCGCCTGGCCCGCCAGCTGCTCGCCGACGGGGGTGCCCACACCGTGCTCGCCGTCCCGATCGCCCAGGAGCGGGCGACCATGCACCTCGACACCGTCTGCACGATGGTCGACGTCGACAAGATCGTGATGTACCCCAACGTCGCCGACCACCTCGCCGCCCACACGGTCACCGCCACCGAGGACGGCCAGCTCCAGGTCTCCGACAGCGCGCCGTTCCTGGTGGCCGCCGCCCGCGCGATGGGCATCGACGCGCTGCACCAGATCGACACCGGCCTCGACCCCGTCACCGCCGAGCGCGAGCAGTGGGACGACGGCAACAACACCCTGGCCGTCGCGCCGCGGGTGGCGGTCGCCTACGAGCGCAACGTCGAGACCAACGCCCGCCTCGAGGAGGCCGGCATCGAGGTGATCGCGATCTCCGGCTCGGAGCTCGGCTCGGGTCGTGGCGGCCCGCGCTGCATGTCGTGCCCGATCGCCCGCGACGAGCTGTGA
- a CDS encoding TMEM165/GDT1 family protein: MDLAVVAVVFGAIFLVELPDKTFIAALVLSTRYRPLMVWIGVGLAFLVQTLIAVLAGHLTTYLPDWVVTSVALVIFLAGAVLLFRAAPGADAGEQEAEDEFAAKATETRTGLKAVGASFLVLFAAEWGDLSQLLTISLVGRYREPLSVFVGAWGALLAVSGLAILVGRVLLRHVRLSTIHYLGSGVCLLLAALTAYELLA, encoded by the coding sequence ATGGACCTCGCCGTCGTCGCCGTCGTGTTCGGCGCGATCTTCCTCGTCGAGCTGCCCGACAAGACCTTCATCGCCGCGCTGGTGCTCTCCACGCGCTACCGGCCGCTCATGGTCTGGATCGGGGTCGGCCTGGCCTTCCTGGTCCAGACCCTCATCGCCGTGCTGGCCGGCCACTTGACAACGTACCTGCCGGACTGGGTGGTCACCAGCGTCGCGCTGGTGATCTTCCTGGCCGGCGCGGTGCTGTTGTTCCGCGCGGCCCCGGGCGCCGACGCCGGCGAGCAGGAGGCCGAGGACGAGTTCGCGGCCAAGGCGACCGAGACCCGCACCGGCCTCAAGGCGGTCGGGGCGTCGTTCCTCGTGCTGTTCGCCGCCGAGTGGGGCGACCTCTCGCAGCTGCTGACGATCAGCCTGGTGGGTCGCTACCGCGAGCCGCTGAGCGTGTTTGTCGGCGCCTGGGGCGCGCTGCTCGCGGTGTCGGGCCTCGCGATCCTGGTCGGTCGGGTGCTGCTCAGGCACGTCCGGCTCTCGACGATCCACTACCTCGGCTCCGGCGTGTGCCTGCTGCTGGCGGCCCTGACGGCGTACGAGCTGCTGGCCTGA
- the larC gene encoding nickel pincer cofactor biosynthesis protein LarC, translating to MAEARRVAWVDASSGASGDMLLGALVGAGVPVGVMAEAVDKVAPGQVRLSSERVTRGGFAATRCHVEVADPSVDDVPHRTWRDVERLLAGAGLHEDVRSWAHDVFERLAEAEARVHGTEPADVHFHEVGALDAIADVVGVVAGLVHLELGSLVASPVAVGGGTVRTAHGVLPVPPPAVVELLRGVPSYGGPVDLELCTPTGAALLTTLADEFAAQPPMRVEQVGVGAGGRDPAGHANVLRLLVGVSTAAAGEQAPIGALGTGDSRPVVLETNVDDLDPRLWPGVLAALLAAGASDAWLTPILMKKGRPAHTLSVLVTPERGEEVRREVYRHTSTIGMREHRVGKHALDREMGLVHVDGQRVAVKLARLDGELLTAQPEFEDVAAAARALGLPARTVMARAVAAATDRFTDPPPQEP from the coding sequence ATGGCTGAGGCCCGGCGGGTCGCCTGGGTCGACGCCTCCTCGGGCGCCAGCGGCGACATGCTGCTCGGGGCGCTGGTCGGGGCCGGGGTGCCCGTCGGCGTGATGGCCGAGGCCGTCGACAAGGTGGCGCCGGGCCAGGTGCGGCTCTCCTCCGAGCGCGTCACCCGCGGCGGGTTCGCCGCCACCCGCTGCCACGTGGAGGTCGCCGACCCGTCGGTCGACGACGTCCCGCACCGCACCTGGCGCGACGTCGAGCGGCTGCTGGCCGGCGCCGGCCTCCACGAGGACGTCCGCTCCTGGGCCCACGACGTCTTCGAGCGGCTGGCCGAGGCCGAGGCACGGGTGCACGGCACCGAGCCGGCCGACGTGCACTTCCACGAGGTCGGGGCGCTGGACGCCATCGCCGACGTCGTCGGGGTGGTCGCGGGCCTGGTCCACCTCGAGCTGGGCAGCCTGGTCGCCTCGCCGGTCGCGGTCGGCGGCGGCACGGTGCGCACCGCCCACGGCGTGCTGCCGGTCCCGCCGCCGGCGGTGGTCGAGCTGCTGCGCGGCGTCCCGTCGTACGGCGGGCCGGTGGACCTCGAGCTGTGCACCCCCACCGGGGCCGCCCTGCTCACCACCCTGGCCGACGAGTTCGCCGCCCAGCCGCCGATGCGCGTGGAGCAGGTGGGGGTCGGCGCCGGCGGTCGCGACCCCGCCGGCCACGCCAACGTGCTGCGGCTCCTGGTGGGGGTCTCGACGGCCGCGGCCGGCGAGCAGGCCCCGATCGGCGCGCTCGGCACCGGTGACTCCCGGCCCGTGGTGCTGGAGACCAACGTCGACGACCTCGACCCACGGCTGTGGCCCGGCGTGCTGGCGGCGCTGCTGGCGGCCGGGGCGAGCGACGCCTGGCTGACCCCGATCCTCATGAAGAAGGGCCGCCCGGCCCACACCCTCAGCGTCCTGGTCACCCCCGAGCGGGGCGAGGAGGTGCGGCGCGAGGTCTACCGCCACACCTCGACCATCGGCATGCGCGAGCACCGCGTGGGCAAGCACGCCCTCGACCGCGAGATGGGCCTGGTGCACGTCGACGGGCAGCGGGTCGCGGTCAAGCTGGCCCGCCTCGACGGCGAGCTGCTCACCGCCCAGCCGGAGTTCGAGGACGTCGCCGCCGCAGCCCGGGCCCTCGGGCTCCCCGCCCGCACCGTGATGGCCCGCGCGGTCGCCGCCGCGACCGACCGCTTCACCGACCCCCCGCCTCAGGAGCCCTGA
- the larB gene encoding nickel pincer cofactor biosynthesis protein LarB: MTATGEPPSDRVEDLGYARVDLDRAGRTGDPEVVYGAGKTPAQVVGILRTLHERHPDRAVLATRLDEDALAHVAAELPDARTDAVARCAWLGPLPPARGRVLVLSAGTSDAPVAAEVELAVRVHGAGVEQVRDVGVAGLHRLLAVRDRLDTADCLVVVAGMEGALPSVVGGLTGVPLVAVPTSVGYGASLGGVAALLGMLSSCAPGVTVVNIDNGYGAGVHAARVARNARGAVDG, translated from the coding sequence GTGACTGCGACCGGCGAGCCCCCGAGCGACCGCGTCGAGGACCTCGGCTACGCCCGGGTCGACCTCGACCGCGCCGGTCGCACCGGTGACCCCGAGGTCGTCTACGGCGCGGGCAAGACGCCCGCCCAGGTCGTCGGCATCCTGCGCACCCTCCACGAGCGCCACCCCGACCGTGCCGTGCTCGCGACCCGGCTGGACGAGGACGCGCTGGCCCACGTCGCCGCCGAGCTGCCGGACGCCCGCACCGACGCGGTCGCGCGCTGCGCCTGGCTCGGCCCGCTGCCCCCGGCGCGCGGACGGGTGCTGGTGCTGAGCGCCGGCACGTCGGACGCCCCGGTCGCGGCGGAGGTGGAGCTCGCCGTGCGCGTGCACGGCGCGGGCGTCGAGCAGGTCCGGGACGTCGGCGTCGCGGGCCTGCACCGCCTGCTGGCCGTGCGCGACCGGCTGGACACCGCCGACTGCCTGGTCGTGGTGGCCGGCATGGAGGGCGCCCTGCCCAGCGTGGTCGGCGGGCTCACGGGCGTGCCCCTCGTCGCGGTGCCGACCAGCGTCGGCTACGGCGCCTCCCTCGGCGGCGTCGCCGCCCTGCTCGGCATGCTGAGCTCGTGCGCCCCCGGGGTGACGGTGGTCAACATCGACAACGGGTACGGCGCCGGCGTCCACGCCGCCCGCGTGGCCCGCAACGCCCGGGGCGCCGTCGATGGCTGA
- a CDS encoding multicopper oxidase family protein codes for MAVALTLALVGPLAWLWWSSLLPASYSAAEMGEMDLGGGPGSSSHGGHGSTSVAELSGPRTGEPDVVVDLTARQGTVRLADGEQVEGYTLDGSSPGPLVEAEVGDLVEVTLRNADVAGGVALHWHGVDVPNAEDGVAGVTQDAVAPGESHTYRWVAPDAGTYWYHSHQLSHEQVVGGLLGPLVVHPRGDRGPRDVLALAHLYAGKPTVNGRHGVEAVVADPGERVRVRVVNTDDGPTAVWAGAAYRLVAVDGTDVHRPGVVRDRAVAVPAGGRVDLELDVPADGSAVRVSLPGDVGLVIGPEGASAPEVPEPGDRVDLLTYGEPADLGLDPDRADRRFGYSIGRRPGFLDGRPGLWWSVNGRLLPDMPMFVVREGDVVRVSISNHSGTVHPMHLHGHHTVVLSRDGVAASGSPWWFDSLDVGDGHRFEVAFVADNPGIWMDHCHNLAHAREGLVTHLMYDGVTTPYRLGDDGGNVPE; via the coding sequence GTGGCGGTCGCCCTCACGCTGGCGCTGGTCGGACCCCTGGCGTGGCTGTGGTGGTCGAGCCTGCTGCCCGCGTCGTACTCCGCGGCGGAGATGGGCGAGATGGACCTCGGGGGCGGCCCCGGGAGCAGCAGCCACGGCGGCCACGGCAGCACCAGCGTCGCCGAGCTGTCCGGGCCCCGGACGGGGGAGCCCGACGTGGTCGTCGACCTCACGGCCCGGCAGGGCACCGTGCGGCTCGCCGACGGCGAGCAGGTCGAGGGCTACACCCTCGACGGCTCCTCGCCCGGCCCGCTGGTCGAGGCGGAGGTCGGCGACCTCGTCGAGGTGACGCTGCGCAACGCCGACGTGGCGGGCGGGGTGGCCCTGCACTGGCACGGCGTCGACGTGCCCAACGCCGAGGACGGCGTCGCGGGCGTGACCCAGGACGCCGTCGCGCCGGGGGAGTCCCACACCTACCGCTGGGTGGCGCCGGACGCCGGGACCTACTGGTACCACTCCCACCAGCTCTCCCACGAGCAGGTCGTCGGCGGGCTGCTCGGCCCGCTCGTGGTCCACCCGCGGGGCGACCGGGGGCCGCGCGACGTGCTCGCGCTGGCCCACCTGTACGCCGGGAAGCCGACCGTCAACGGCCGCCACGGCGTCGAGGCGGTCGTCGCGGACCCCGGCGAGCGCGTCCGGGTGCGGGTGGTCAACACCGACGACGGGCCCACCGCGGTCTGGGCGGGCGCGGCGTACCGCCTGGTGGCGGTGGACGGCACCGACGTCCACCGCCCCGGCGTGGTCCGCGACCGCGCGGTCGCGGTGCCGGCCGGTGGCCGGGTCGACCTCGAGCTGGACGTGCCCGCCGACGGCAGTGCCGTGCGGGTCTCCCTGCCCGGGGACGTCGGGCTGGTCATCGGTCCGGAGGGCGCGAGCGCCCCCGAGGTGCCGGAGCCGGGGGACCGCGTCGACCTGCTGACGTACGGCGAGCCCGCCGACCTGGGCCTGGACCCCGATCGGGCCGACCGCCGGTTCGGCTACTCCATCGGCCGCCGGCCGGGCTTCCTCGACGGGCGCCCCGGGCTGTGGTGGAGCGTCAACGGCCGGCTGCTGCCCGACATGCCGATGTTCGTCGTGCGCGAGGGCGACGTGGTGCGGGTGTCGATCTCCAACCACAGCGGCACGGTCCACCCGATGCACCTGCACGGCCACCACACCGTCGTGCTCTCCCGCGACGGCGTCGCGGCCAGCGGCAGCCCCTGGTGGTTCGACTCCCTCGACGTGGGCGACGGGCACCGCTTCGAGGTGGCGTTCGTGGCCGACAACCCCGGGATCTGGATGGACCACTGCCACAACCTGGCGCACGCGCGGGAGGGCCTGGTCACCCACCTCATGTACGACGGCGTCACCACGCCCTACCGCCTCGGCGACGACGGCGGCAACGTCCCCGAGTAG
- a CDS encoding prephenate dehydratase — MTDSPRRRIAYQGEPGANSHIVCKQAYPDWEPVPCASFEDVFAVVEGGDAELAMIPIDNSIAGRVADIHHFLPTSSLHIVGEHFLRIRFALMALPGATLESLETVHSHVHALGQCRKVIREHGLRPVISGDTAGAAREVAEAGDLTQGAISPPLAADTYGLRILQDDVEDEDHNTTRFVVLSRDLVEAPRGGGPVVTSFIFNVRNLPAALYKALGGFATNGVNMTKLESYMVDGQFTGATQFLAEVDGHPLDLPLERALEELAFFTTDVKILGVYPADAFRFDGDRGV, encoded by the coding sequence GTGACCGACTCGCCGCGCCGTCGGATCGCCTACCAGGGCGAGCCGGGCGCCAACTCCCACATCGTGTGCAAGCAGGCCTACCCCGACTGGGAGCCGGTGCCGTGCGCGTCGTTCGAGGACGTCTTCGCGGTCGTCGAGGGCGGCGACGCCGAGCTGGCCATGATCCCGATCGACAACTCGATCGCCGGCCGGGTCGCCGACATCCACCACTTCCTGCCGACCTCGTCGCTGCACATCGTGGGCGAGCACTTCCTGCGCATCCGGTTCGCGCTGATGGCGCTGCCGGGCGCCACCCTGGAGTCGCTGGAGACCGTGCACAGCCACGTCCACGCGCTCGGGCAGTGCCGCAAGGTGATCCGCGAGCACGGCCTGCGCCCGGTCATCTCCGGCGACACCGCGGGAGCGGCGCGCGAGGTGGCCGAGGCCGGCGACCTCACCCAGGGCGCGATCTCGCCGCCGCTGGCCGCCGACACCTACGGCCTGCGGATCCTGCAGGACGACGTCGAGGACGAGGACCACAACACCACCCGCTTCGTGGTGCTCTCCCGCGACCTCGTCGAGGCGCCCCGGGGCGGCGGCCCGGTCGTGACCAGCTTCATCTTCAACGTGCGCAACCTGCCGGCCGCGCTCTACAAGGCGCTCGGCGGCTTCGCCACCAACGGCGTCAACATGACCAAGCTCGAGAGCTACATGGTCGACGGGCAGTTCACCGGCGCCACCCAGTTCCTCGCCGAGGTCGACGGGCATCCCCTCGACCTGCCGCTGGAGCGGGCGCTCGAGGAGCTGGCGTTCTTCACCACCGACGTGAAGATCCTGGGGGTCTACCCCGCCGACGCCTTCCGGTTCGACGGGGATCGCGGCGTTTGA
- a CDS encoding DUF4446 family protein, producing MTTTLAVLALLVALAALAVALTGRRTAPRSAAETPSDLPEDARALRQEVAALKAESGQSLRHLSVVRYDAFTDTGGQLSWSLALLDDGGSGVVVTSIQGRNESRTYAKNVDSWTSETQLSPEEEDAISHARP from the coding sequence GTGACGACCACCCTCGCTGTTCTGGCCCTCCTGGTCGCCCTCGCCGCGCTCGCCGTGGCGCTCACCGGCCGGCGCACGGCACCGCGGAGCGCCGCCGAGACCCCGAGCGACCTGCCCGAGGACGCCCGCGCGCTGCGCCAGGAGGTGGCCGCGCTCAAGGCCGAGTCGGGGCAGTCGCTGCGCCACCTCTCCGTCGTGCGGTACGACGCGTTCACCGACACCGGCGGCCAGCTCTCCTGGTCGCTGGCCCTGCTCGACGACGGCGGCAGCGGCGTGGTGGTCACCTCGATCCAGGGCCGCAACGAGTCGCGCACCTACGCCAAGAACGTCGACTCGTGGACCTCCGAGACCCAGCTGTCTCCCGAGGAGGAGG